From the genome of Sphingobacterium kitahiroshimense, one region includes:
- a CDS encoding ATP-binding protein encodes MKLTVKPKEATAIINSLLSGVVPRIGVQHITVGRSDEVDAFIKALDDVKNGHSMVKFWIGDFGSGKSFMLHLLNTVALKQKFVVSTADFTPDNRLYSNDGKALVLYTALMDNIAIQTKPEGGALATLLEKWIEQVVASTASENNLSLVQIREEQYVELVKNKIMQSINELTDVGGFDLASVIMKYYEGYINDDELLKRNALRWLKGQYKTKTEARQDLGVREVINDLNFYDMLKNFTALFVSMGYSGFMINLDEAINLYKISTSTMREKNYEKILTIYNDCFQGKVSNLFINIAGTREFLENERRGLFSYQALKSRLETNKFETLQIRDFAQPVIRLMPIDHNEIFVLLNKLKDVFEFHYKVEIDISNSEIQNFMEEIYNKPGASEFLTPREVIRDFLNILSILRQNPELDKASLFSNIQIKDERPVDVLLDSIEEL; translated from the coding sequence ATGAAACTAACAGTAAAGCCTAAAGAAGCAACCGCAATTATCAACTCACTACTCAGTGGCGTGGTGCCAAGAATCGGAGTACAACATATTACCGTAGGACGTTCAGATGAAGTCGATGCATTTATCAAAGCATTGGACGATGTAAAAAATGGTCATAGTATGGTTAAATTCTGGATCGGTGATTTTGGCTCGGGAAAATCTTTTATGCTACATCTACTTAACACGGTAGCATTAAAACAAAAATTTGTGGTATCAACAGCTGACTTTACACCTGACAATCGCCTGTATTCAAATGATGGTAAAGCGCTGGTGCTGTACACAGCTCTAATGGATAACATTGCTATACAGACCAAACCTGAGGGTGGTGCTCTAGCAACTTTACTGGAAAAGTGGATAGAGCAAGTTGTTGCTTCTACTGCTTCGGAAAATAACCTTTCTCTTGTCCAAATAAGAGAAGAGCAATATGTAGAATTGGTGAAAAACAAGATTATGCAGTCAATCAATGAATTGACTGATGTCGGTGGATTTGATTTAGCAAGCGTCATCATGAAGTACTATGAAGGATATATAAATGATGATGAGCTACTTAAAAGAAATGCCCTAAGATGGTTAAAGGGGCAATATAAGACGAAGACTGAGGCGCGACAAGATCTTGGTGTCCGTGAGGTGATCAACGACTTGAACTTCTACGACATGCTTAAAAATTTCACAGCCTTATTTGTCAGCATGGGATATAGTGGTTTTATGATTAATCTGGATGAAGCTATCAATCTGTATAAGATCTCTACATCGACTATGCGTGAAAAGAACTATGAAAAGATACTAACAATTTATAACGATTGTTTCCAAGGTAAAGTCAGCAACTTATTTATCAATATAGCGGGTACGCGTGAGTTTCTTGAAAATGAGCGTCGTGGTCTATTTAGTTATCAAGCTTTAAAATCAAGATTAGAAACAAATAAATTTGAAACATTGCAGATACGCGATTTTGCACAGCCGGTGATCCGATTGATGCCAATCGATCATAACGAAATATTTGTATTGCTCAACAAACTTAAAGATGTGTTTGAGTTTCATTATAAGGTGGAAATTGATATTTCTAACAGTGAGATACAAAATTTTATGGAGGAAATATATAATAAACCTGGTGCAAGTGAATTTTTGACACCAAGGGAAGTAATACGTGATTTTCTAAATATTTTGAGCATCCTGCGTCAAAATCCGGAATTGGATAAAGCTTCGCTCTTTAGCAATATTCAAATAAAGGATGAACGCCCGGTCGATGTTTTATTAGACAGTATAGAGGAACTATAA
- a CDS encoding DEAD/DEAH box helicase has translation MAFELLSEPIRRYVKDKRWESLRPIQVAAISKIMKSDDNVILASRTASGKTEAAFLPILSKISPRSKSVQVLYISPLIALINDQFVRVEDLCSYLDIKVTKWHGEANRTAKEHLIKDPNGVVLITPESLEAMLVNKPQNVRILFNDLKYIVIDEIHSFIGTDRGIQLKSILHRIQKSASVKPTIVGLSATLGDFDEAKSMTGYPEATVVLRDRTAKSMTTSFRFFESLPNQLSIDLLKDLYKETYSNKVLVFPNSRGRAEEVAVKLKRIAEKVNGHTAYYSHHSSVDRELREWIEHFAKTNKYHPFVISCTSTLELGIDIGSVEKVVQIDATHSIASLIQRVGRSGRKDGQASSLLLYATGKWSLLQSLACWELYKQEFIEPPFVASKAFDLFAHQLLAVVKQYSCLSIPVLKTELEENFAFKDITSEEFEAILSHLIETDMLEQLGKEVIIGLEGERIVNSRDFYSVFATEIHFKVLHDGKSIGDLPSSSPIMIEDNILLAAKIWKVVDIDFRSRKIFVKPTNDGKPPIFGGEPGNTHPLVRQKMLELLMTSSIHPELDETCTAKLDDMRQVFQDIPIESLEDDRPLLIGENSYKFYTFQGSKIFDTLKFILSAAGIEFRHLDPAACFEIDLDQGFEWSAPKLLAVVTDLDRHLALRIDTNPAILSFAKWAILLPKDKQVELLKTRRYDFEGAVKFINSVRWVYVKTYNNDSLENFVLDA, from the coding sequence ATGGCATTTGAACTGCTCTCTGAACCTATCAGACGCTATGTGAAAGACAAGCGATGGGAAAGTCTTCGACCGATACAAGTCGCTGCAATCAGTAAAATCATGAAGAGCGATGACAATGTGATATTGGCAAGCAGAACGGCTTCTGGTAAAACGGAAGCTGCCTTCCTCCCTATCCTATCTAAAATAAGTCCTCGGAGCAAGAGCGTTCAAGTCTTATACATTTCCCCATTGATCGCTTTGATTAATGATCAATTTGTGCGGGTGGAAGACCTATGCAGTTATCTAGATATCAAAGTAACTAAATGGCATGGTGAAGCAAATAGAACAGCAAAGGAGCATCTGATTAAAGATCCTAACGGCGTAGTTTTGATTACACCTGAATCTTTGGAGGCCATGCTGGTCAATAAACCTCAAAACGTCAGGATCTTATTCAACGATCTGAAATATATCGTAATTGATGAAATTCATTCGTTTATCGGTACAGACAGAGGTATTCAACTGAAATCTATATTGCACCGCATTCAAAAAAGTGCTAGCGTGAAGCCCACCATCGTAGGCCTATCAGCAACACTCGGAGATTTCGATGAAGCTAAATCTATGACAGGCTATCCAGAGGCCACTGTTGTACTGCGTGACCGAACCGCAAAGAGCATGACTACTTCTTTCCGATTTTTCGAGAGTTTACCAAATCAACTTTCAATAGACCTTCTGAAAGATCTATACAAAGAAACTTACTCCAATAAAGTTTTGGTATTTCCCAATAGCCGTGGCCGGGCTGAAGAGGTAGCTGTCAAACTTAAAAGGATTGCTGAAAAGGTAAATGGACATACGGCTTACTATTCGCACCATTCATCAGTCGATCGTGAGTTGAGGGAATGGATTGAACATTTTGCGAAAACAAATAAGTATCATCCATTTGTGATATCCTGCACCTCGACACTTGAACTCGGTATTGACATCGGAAGCGTAGAAAAAGTAGTTCAAATAGATGCTACGCATTCTATAGCATCACTAATACAGCGTGTGGGTCGAAGCGGGCGCAAGGATGGACAAGCAAGTTCTTTACTGTTATATGCAACTGGAAAATGGAGCCTGCTACAGTCCCTGGCTTGCTGGGAACTTTATAAGCAGGAATTTATAGAGCCGCCCTTCGTAGCATCAAAGGCGTTTGATCTATTTGCGCATCAGCTATTGGCTGTAGTAAAACAATATAGTTGCTTATCTATTCCGGTTTTAAAAACCGAGCTCGAGGAAAACTTTGCATTTAAGGATATCACATCAGAAGAGTTTGAAGCTATTTTAAGTCACCTTATCGAAACTGATATGCTTGAACAGTTGGGCAAAGAGGTTATCATAGGGCTCGAGGGTGAACGCATTGTGAATTCTCGGGATTTTTATTCAGTATTTGCCACTGAAATACATTTTAAGGTGTTACATGATGGCAAATCCATCGGTGATCTTCCCTCCTCCTCGCCGATCATGATCGAAGATAATATTTTATTGGCCGCCAAGATCTGGAAAGTTGTTGATATAGACTTTAGAAGCAGGAAAATATTTGTCAAACCGACTAACGATGGTAAACCTCCGATTTTTGGTGGTGAACCGGGTAATACGCATCCTTTGGTTAGGCAGAAAATGCTCGAACTTTTGATGACCTCGTCTATTCATCCTGAACTTGATGAAACTTGCACAGCGAAATTAGATGATATGCGCCAGGTATTTCAAGATATTCCTATTGAGAGTTTGGAAGATGATCGTCCGCTTTTAATTGGCGAAAATTCCTACAAATTTTACACCTTTCAGGGGTCAAAGATATTTGATACATTAAAATTTATTTTATCAGCGGCAGGTATAGAATTCCGGCACCTTGACCCGGCAGCCTGTTTTGAAATTGATCTAGACCAGGGATTTGAATGGTCTGCTCCAAAGCTACTTGCTGTTGTGACAGATTTAGATCGTCATCTAGCATTACGGATCGATACCAATCCAGCGATATTGAGTTTTGCAAAATGGGCAATACTTCTCCCTAAAGATAAGCAGGTAGAGCTTTTAAAAACTAGACGGTATGATTTCGAGGGAGCAGTAAAGTTTATAAACTCAGTTCGATGGGTTTATGTCAAAACGTATAATAATGATAGTCTGGAAAATTTTGTACTAGACGCATAA
- a CDS encoding DNA alkylation repair protein, whose protein sequence is MDANIEKLKSIEHGFKHIIEAGDLILKDISINHMEFAKKLLDDDAYQIRMLATYLVGQLSVEYENALEILETKVATDVSWRVQEMLAKAFDYYCHTIGYQKSLPKIEKWISDDNPNVKRAVIEGLRIWTNRPYFKENPENAIKLIAKFRSDDNEYLRRSIGNSLRDISKKHKNLVDQEVSTWNLADKKIVFIQKLIYK, encoded by the coding sequence ATGGATGCAAACATTGAAAAATTAAAAAGTATTGAACACGGCTTCAAACATATCATTGAAGCAGGTGATCTTATATTAAAGGACATTTCAATCAATCATATGGAATTTGCAAAAAAGCTGCTAGATGATGACGCTTATCAGATCAGAATGTTGGCGACTTATCTTGTAGGGCAATTGTCAGTTGAATATGAAAACGCACTTGAAATCCTTGAGACTAAAGTTGCAACGGATGTTAGCTGGAGAGTACAGGAAATGTTAGCCAAAGCATTTGATTATTACTGTCACACTATTGGCTATCAGAAATCTTTGCCCAAAATTGAAAAATGGATCAGCGATGATAATCCCAATGTAAAAAGAGCCGTTATCGAAGGATTAAGAATTTGGACAAACAGACCCTACTTCAAAGAGAATCCTGAAAATGCCATTAAACTGATTGCAAAATTTAGGTCAGACGATAATGAATATTTACGAAGATCAATCGGTAATTCTTTGCGGGATATCAGTAAAAAGCATAAAAATTTGGTAGATCAAGAAGTTTCAACTTGGAATTTGGCGGACAAAAAAATAGTATTTATTCAGAAATTGATCTACAAGTAA
- a CDS encoding SOS response-associated peptidase yields the protein MCWDISLHTDLEIVKKAFPKLRDERKQLEYDYHYFENVQAITFPAYPIIYKDKEGEELGLLEMEWGVLPTYIKDPKEQEDRRRNMINVRSERILADSKSYWHRLKNQRCLIPVSGTFEHRKVHGWKKKVPYFIGEKGREIFYIPGLYQWHEIVDQEGEIHKIGSFGMLTREANTVMGQIHNDGPNKRRMPLFLTPELEQQWLSAKDEEALIPIFNYEISDQELDYYPVYTLRGYPNRPDGKHRYEPYQWSDLPPLGQDGPMQQSLF from the coding sequence ATGTGCTGGGACATATCACTTCATACCGATCTTGAAATCGTCAAGAAAGCATTCCCTAAGTTACGGGACGAACGCAAACAGCTCGAATACGACTACCATTATTTTGAAAACGTGCAGGCCATCACCTTTCCCGCATATCCCATCATCTACAAAGACAAAGAAGGCGAGGAGCTGGGCTTACTTGAAATGGAGTGGGGCGTATTGCCCACCTATATCAAAGATCCCAAAGAACAGGAAGACCGCCGTCGCAATATGATCAATGTGCGGAGCGAGCGGATCCTTGCCGATAGTAAATCCTATTGGCATAGACTCAAAAATCAACGTTGTCTTATCCCCGTATCCGGTACCTTTGAGCACCGTAAAGTACACGGATGGAAGAAGAAAGTACCCTATTTCATTGGAGAGAAAGGAAGAGAAATCTTCTATATCCCAGGATTGTATCAATGGCATGAGATCGTTGATCAGGAAGGAGAGATCCATAAAATAGGAAGCTTTGGTATGCTCACACGTGAAGCCAATACCGTGATGGGCCAGATCCATAACGATGGGCCGAACAAAAGGCGCATGCCCTTATTCTTAACACCTGAACTCGAGCAGCAATGGCTATCCGCCAAAGATGAAGAAGCGCTGATACCTATTTTCAATTACGAAATCTCCGATCAGGAACTGGATTATTATCCCGTTTACACTTTAAGAGGATATCCCAACAGGCCAGATGGCAAGCATCGGTACGAACCCTATCAATGGTCAGATCTGCCACCTTTAGGACAGGATGGACCCATGCAGCAAAGTTTGTTTTAG
- a CDS encoding DUF6088 family protein yields the protein MYKLDNLKKSIRKGQVYRREDLAKSSKSIDRDLAILVQEGSLKKLAQGLYYAPKKTVFGDSVPEEKDVIKKYLKGDDFLITSPNYYNSIGLGTTQLYNSKSIYNHKKHEDVKLGNKVYQFRRKSKFPKQLSSEYLVIDLLNNLKSLEEDEQTLLHNLKSRVQQFNKELLKKNADRYGSIKAKKIINELV from the coding sequence ATGTATAAGTTGGATAATTTAAAAAAATCAATACGAAAAGGACAAGTCTATCGTAGAGAGGATTTGGCAAAATCATCAAAATCAATAGATCGTGATCTAGCTATCCTAGTGCAAGAAGGTAGTCTTAAAAAACTAGCTCAAGGCTTATACTATGCTCCTAAAAAAACAGTTTTTGGAGATTCGGTTCCCGAAGAGAAAGATGTCATAAAGAAATATCTGAAAGGTGATGATTTTTTAATAACATCTCCCAATTATTACAATTCAATAGGATTGGGAACAACACAATTGTATAATAGTAAAAGTATATATAATCATAAAAAGCATGAAGATGTCAAACTTGGAAATAAAGTTTATCAGTTTAGACGTAAGTCCAAATTTCCAAAACAGCTTTCATCCGAATACTTAGTTATTGATTTATTAAACAATTTAAAAAGCTTGGAAGAAGACGAGCAAACCCTATTACATAATCTAAAGTCAAGGGTACAGCAATTTAATAAAGAGCTTCTTAAAAAGAATGCAGATAGATATGGCTCTATAAAAGCTAAAAAAATAATAAATGAACTAGTATAG
- a CDS encoding nucleotidyl transferase AbiEii/AbiGii toxin family protein: MHCLYGLQILGFQFELKGGTSLSKAYKIIDRFSEDIDIHIHPAAALGINENPKNTNPKNVAKRLAFYESLADQIKIDGIIGIERDTVFDDTQYYRSGGIRLIYNSFFNELPGLKQGILLEVGFDNVAPNSPIDISSWAFEKAVQASIDLTDNRALQVACYDMCYTFVEKLQTIATKFRNMQSSGDNQVNFMRQYYDVYQLLNQQVVIDFIGTPEYLAHKKRRFPNLDFAIPIAQNEAFLLEDSKVKEHLNQLYIKSNALYYSGQIDLQTILDLLKIHLEKL; this comes from the coding sequence ATGCACTGCTTATATGGTCTTCAAATACTAGGCTTTCAATTTGAATTAAAAGGCGGTACTTCCCTATCTAAAGCTTATAAAATAATTGATAGATTTTCAGAAGATATTGACATACATATCCACCCCGCTGCTGCTTTGGGAATAAATGAAAATCCGAAAAATACCAATCCAAAAAATGTTGCAAAAAGATTAGCTTTCTATGAAAGCTTAGCCGATCAAATAAAAATAGATGGAATAATAGGCATTGAAAGGGATACTGTTTTTGATGATACTCAATATTACCGAAGTGGAGGAATTAGGTTAATTTACAATTCCTTTTTTAACGAATTGCCAGGATTAAAACAGGGTATTCTGTTAGAAGTAGGATTTGATAATGTAGCCCCAAATAGTCCTATAGATATATCATCATGGGCATTTGAGAAAGCGGTACAAGCATCGATTGATTTAACAGATAATAGAGCGCTACAAGTTGCATGTTATGATATGTGTTATACTTTTGTAGAAAAACTGCAAACAATAGCGACAAAATTTAGGAATATGCAAAGTTCAGGAGACAACCAAGTGAATTTTATGCGTCAATATTATGATGTTTATCAACTTCTTAATCAACAAGTAGTAATAGATTTCATTGGAACTCCCGAATATTTAGCTCATAAAAAGCGTAGATTCCCTAATTTGGATTTTGCTATTCCAATTGCACAAAATGAAGCTTTTTTATTAGAAGATAGTAAAGTAAAAGAACATCTCAATCAACTGTATATTAAAAGCAATGCACTTTACTACAGTGGACAGATTGATTTACAAACTATACTTGATTTATTAAAGATACACCTTGAAAAATTATAA
- a CDS encoding DNA polymerase III subunit alpha yields MLLNLHSYYSLRHGTLSLDELLEGMLANGYDTAVLTDINNSTGSIDFIRKGQQAGLNILAGMEFRQDDTCCFIAIAQNEGGFSEINAYRTQLNFENAKVPLQAPEFKEVFVIYPLERMGSFALKDYEYIGIRPSERSKAILMDKQLLSKAVILAPVTFRTADHTFHRQLRAIDHNLLISQLSDEQVAPVDEVFVPKARLMKIYADLPQLLHNTHRLLAQCRFQMDFQSVKNKATFTGNRYNDKQLLLKYTGDGFEHRYAKNDPVARERIARELEIIEQLNFSSYFLITDDICRYARHRDYHYVGRGSGANSAVAYCLGITDVDPIALKLPFERFLNPKRKSPPDFDVDFSWRDRDDMYDYIFNRYQHGYTALMGAMSTFRSRSILRELGKVYGLPKSEIDRLVHEPEHMLNKNEVTNTILSVYNRMADFPNQRTIHASGVLISEQPLVSYCALDYPPKGLPTMQFDMYVAEEIGFEKFDILSQRGIGHIKGCREIVHANQGITIDTRQPKRFFEDPHIAQQLRSANTIGCFYIESPAMRQLLTKLHCDDYLTLVAASSIIRPGVSSSGMMAAFIQRHHDPSQVVYPHPVFKEQLEETYGVMVYQEDVMKIANAYGGLDMADADVLRRMMSGKYRSKDHLIEIEGKYFDNCRAKGYDEKVSREIWRQMESFAGYSFNKAHSASFAVESYQSLYLKTYFPLEFMVSVLNNYGGFYNRKVYVNEARVAGATICLPCINRSEYQTSIHGSDIYLGFDCMQHVESKQVERLIEERTRNGLYQNLEQFIRRTGTGLEQLIILIRIGAFRSFGSSKKELLWEAHLLLNKHTKASPSAELFESNSRKPVLPPLDSHILEDYYDEMELIGFCVSGTLFDLARSDFRGDVQSRELMDHVGKTVRMVGDFVAEKFVKTKRGELMKFGTFLDIEGKFFDTVHFPPTLAQYPLRGAGIYLIEGKVVQEFGCPSLEVIRCAKMPLKPDPRSI; encoded by the coding sequence ATGCTCCTTAATCTGCACAGCTATTACAGCTTACGCCATGGTACGCTCAGTCTCGACGAACTGTTGGAAGGCATGCTCGCCAATGGCTACGATACTGCCGTGCTCACCGATATCAACAACAGTACCGGTTCCATAGACTTTATCCGCAAAGGCCAGCAGGCAGGACTCAATATTCTGGCCGGTATGGAATTCCGTCAGGACGACACCTGCTGTTTTATCGCCATTGCACAAAATGAAGGGGGCTTTAGCGAGATCAATGCCTACCGTACACAGCTCAACTTCGAGAACGCAAAAGTTCCATTGCAGGCTCCAGAGTTCAAGGAAGTATTTGTCATTTACCCGTTAGAGCGCATGGGCAGTTTTGCGCTGAAAGACTACGAATACATCGGTATCCGTCCGTCGGAGCGAAGTAAAGCCATCCTGATGGATAAGCAGTTGCTTTCCAAAGCCGTTATACTGGCACCCGTAACATTCCGCACAGCAGATCATACCTTTCATCGGCAGCTCAGAGCTATTGATCACAATCTGTTGATCTCACAGCTCTCGGACGAACAAGTAGCACCTGTCGATGAAGTTTTTGTGCCCAAAGCACGGCTGATGAAAATCTATGCCGATCTGCCACAGCTCTTGCACAACACCCATCGGCTGTTGGCACAATGCCGCTTTCAGATGGATTTCCAGAGCGTTAAGAACAAGGCCACCTTCACCGGAAATCGGTACAACGATAAACAGCTGCTACTCAAATATACCGGAGACGGATTTGAACACCGCTATGCCAAGAACGACCCCGTAGCCCGGGAACGTATAGCACGCGAACTCGAGATCATCGAACAGCTCAATTTTTCCAGTTACTTTCTCATCACCGATGATATCTGCCGTTATGCCCGTCATCGCGATTACCATTACGTAGGTCGCGGTTCCGGAGCCAATTCCGCAGTTGCTTACTGCTTAGGTATCACCGATGTCGATCCCATTGCCCTCAAATTACCTTTCGAACGTTTCCTAAATCCCAAAAGGAAAAGTCCACCCGATTTTGATGTTGACTTTAGTTGGCGGGACCGTGACGATATGTACGACTATATTTTCAACCGTTATCAGCACGGCTATACCGCCCTGATGGGAGCCATGAGCACCTTTCGGTCGCGGAGCATCCTGCGTGAACTCGGCAAAGTCTATGGTCTTCCCAAATCCGAAATTGACCGTCTGGTACATGAGCCCGAGCATATGCTCAATAAAAATGAAGTGACCAATACCATCTTGAGCGTCTACAACCGTATGGCCGATTTTCCCAATCAGCGAACCATCCACGCCTCCGGAGTGCTTATTTCCGAACAGCCATTGGTCAGTTATTGTGCGCTCGACTATCCGCCGAAAGGACTGCCGACCATGCAGTTTGATATGTATGTTGCCGAAGAAATCGGATTTGAAAAATTCGATATCCTATCCCAACGCGGTATCGGTCATATTAAAGGCTGCCGGGAGATCGTGCATGCCAATCAGGGCATCACGATTGATACCCGTCAGCCAAAACGTTTTTTCGAAGACCCCCATATCGCCCAGCAGCTTCGCTCTGCCAATACCATCGGCTGTTTTTATATCGAGAGCCCCGCCATGCGGCAGCTGCTCACCAAACTGCATTGTGACGATTACCTTACGCTCGTTGCCGCATCCTCGATCATCCGGCCAGGAGTGTCCAGTAGCGGGATGATGGCTGCCTTTATCCAGCGGCACCATGACCCCAGTCAGGTGGTATATCCGCATCCCGTATTCAAAGAGCAGCTGGAAGAAACCTATGGCGTCATGGTTTACCAGGAAGACGTGATGAAGATCGCCAATGCTTACGGTGGGCTGGATATGGCCGATGCCGATGTCCTCCGTCGTATGATGTCCGGTAAATACCGAAGCAAAGATCACCTCATCGAGATCGAGGGGAAGTATTTTGACAACTGCAGAGCAAAGGGGTATGACGAAAAAGTCAGCCGGGAGATCTGGCGTCAGATGGAGAGTTTCGCAGGATACTCGTTCAACAAAGCCCATTCCGCTTCCTTTGCTGTCGAGAGCTATCAGAGCCTCTACCTCAAGACCTATTTTCCACTCGAATTTATGGTCAGCGTGCTCAACAATTATGGCGGTTTCTATAACCGCAAAGTCTATGTCAACGAAGCCCGTGTCGCGGGCGCTACCATCTGTCTGCCCTGTATCAACCGGTCGGAGTATCAGACCAGTATCCATGGGAGCGATATCTATCTCGGTTTTGACTGCATGCAGCACGTAGAATCCAAACAAGTTGAACGATTAATAGAAGAACGCACACGTAATGGACTTTACCAGAATCTTGAACAGTTTATCAGACGAACAGGTACTGGGCTCGAGCAGTTGATCATTCTTATCCGTATCGGTGCATTCCGCAGTTTCGGTAGCAGTAAGAAAGAACTGCTCTGGGAAGCACATCTTTTGCTGAACAAGCACACAAAAGCGAGTCCAAGTGCCGAACTGTTTGAATCCAATAGCCGTAAACCCGTTTTGCCCCCTTTGGATAGTCATATCCTGGAGGACTATTATGATGAGATGGAGCTTATCGGTTTCTGTGTCAGCGGTACCCTGTTTGATCTTGCCCGGAGTGATTTTCGGGGCGATGTGCAGAGCCGTGAACTGATGGATCATGTCGGTAAGACCGTTCGTATGGTAGGTGATTTTGTGGCCGAAAAGTTTGTGAAGACAAAGCGTGGTGAACTGATGAAATTCGGGACCTTCCTCGATATCGAAGGCAAGTTTTTCGATACCGTGCATTTTCCGCCCACGTTGGCGCAATATCCTTTAAGAGGAGCCGGCATCTATCTTATCGAAGGGAAGGTCGTGCAGGAGTTTGGCTGTCCGTCACTGGAAGTGATCCGCTGTGCCAAGATGCCCCTTAAGCCAGACCCGCGGAGTATATAG
- the dinB gene encoding DNA polymerase IV: MERNIVHCDLDTFFVSVERLLNVGLVGKPVLIGGTSDRGVVASCSYEARKYGVHSAMPMRLALRMCPEAIIVRGDHDLYSHYSSIVTEIIEEVTPVVEKASIDEHYLDVTGMDRFFGCWQWTQELRQRIIKETGLPISFGLSVNKTVSKIATGQAKPSGELFVNSGTEKGFLAPLSIRKIPMVGEKSYTLLRNMGISKIGTLQQMEAFTMKHVMGENGVTIWRKANGLDDSLVLPFREQKSMSKETTFQQDTIDMDLLRRTLIGMVDTLAFELRKDQKLTSNITLKIRYSNFDTHTQQVKVAFTNSDKLITEKVMALFKKLYSRRMLIRLIGIKFSNLIYGAYQTDLFNDSSDEVNLLQAMDRIRMRYGSQYLMKGICAPEPPSRKGGDHAP, translated from the coding sequence ATGGAACGGAATATAGTGCATTGTGATCTTGACACATTTTTTGTGTCCGTAGAGCGTTTGCTCAACGTAGGGTTGGTGGGTAAACCAGTGCTTATCGGTGGGACTTCCGATCGGGGTGTGGTCGCATCCTGCTCGTACGAAGCCCGGAAGTATGGAGTACACAGTGCCATGCCCATGCGGCTGGCCCTGCGCATGTGTCCCGAAGCAATCATTGTTAGGGGCGACCATGATCTGTACAGTCATTATTCCTCCATAGTCACCGAGATTATCGAAGAGGTGACGCCAGTGGTTGAAAAAGCCAGCATCGATGAGCATTACCTCGACGTGACCGGTATGGACCGCTTCTTTGGTTGCTGGCAGTGGACGCAGGAATTACGGCAGCGCATTATAAAAGAAACAGGATTACCCATCAGCTTTGGACTGTCCGTCAATAAAACCGTCAGCAAGATCGCTACGGGTCAGGCTAAACCGTCCGGTGAACTGTTTGTCAACAGCGGTACCGAAAAAGGATTTTTAGCACCGCTTTCCATACGGAAAATTCCGATGGTAGGCGAGAAGTCCTATACGTTGCTCCGAAATATGGGTATCAGCAAGATCGGCACCCTGCAGCAGATGGAAGCCTTCACCATGAAACATGTGATGGGGGAGAATGGAGTCACCATCTGGCGAAAAGCAAACGGTCTCGATGATTCCCTTGTATTGCCATTTCGGGAGCAGAAATCCATGAGCAAGGAAACAACTTTTCAGCAGGATACCATTGATATGGATCTCCTACGCCGTACACTGATCGGTATGGTCGATACCCTTGCATTTGAGCTTCGCAAAGATCAGAAACTCACCAGCAATATCACGCTTAAGATTCGTTATAGCAATTTCGATACCCATACCCAGCAGGTCAAGGTAGCCTTCACCAACTCGGATAAGCTTATTACCGAAAAAGTAATGGCACTTTTTAAAAAGCTGTACAGCCGGCGCATGCTTATCCGCCTTATCGGGATTAAGTTTTCCAACCTCATCTATGGCGCCTATCAGACCGATCTGTTCAATGACAGCAGTGACGAAGTCAACCTGCTACAGGCCATGGACAGGATCCGCATGCGTTACGGTAGCCAGTACCTGATGAAAGGTATCTGCGCTCCAGAACCACCATCAAGGAAAGGAGGTGACCATGCTCCTTAA